The following are from one region of the Anaerolineales bacterium genome:
- a CDS encoding SUMF1/EgtB/PvdO family nonheme iron enzyme: MRNVTRCLLMVILCPTLLIACQNKTESKPSETPTSVVPIVRIGDMTEDIAGFVEDAIPDPLAYSADGELMVVVTNSQFADIYLYTGAVQEYWYEGLILEPEDVTNVAASYDKQRIAAAFDDEQITIWDTSQLSTLAPPGTPTVLLQTIESPSTLGLAFSHDGEHLLSLTRYWLSIWDWEAGELLSNIDGEFTMMGASPTEPKFVVAHPDGKIDVWTIGADQPDLTLDGHPDGVRSLAFSPDGQTLLSGGADNLIHLWDVTNGDLIRTFEGHHSAVRQISFFPEGNAFASVADDALRIWHTFSGTQIHVEPQDAADIRMLAVAPIAPIVYLGYKDGSLFSWNIEIADPDQPTPDRTQTDVASQKTLAVMFPAETSDEVAAVESTASPTLEGVHQQTETQAPLTKATIWPSDYVDEFGVPMIRIPAGPFIVGGDPVQAVEICRLFRDECSISWFLDEEPAHLVELGDYLIDQFEVTNARYAECVDAGVCDPPDVTSSATRESYYGNPEYADYPVIYVSWDDADTYCSWRGARLPTEAEWETAARGGLEGYAFPWGDDIPACETNSLFGARFDDNGLCDDADSAQVGSYWPNFLTIYDMSGNVLEWTADWYDFYPGGDPDISDEFGETYRVARGGSWYTYGDTMRVAIRFPALPTASFDHYGFRCARSE, encoded by the coding sequence ATGAGAAACGTAACGCGCTGCCTGTTGATGGTCATCCTTTGCCCGACCCTGCTGATCGCCTGTCAAAACAAGACGGAATCAAAGCCGAGCGAAACTCCGACATCCGTGGTGCCCATCGTGCGTATCGGGGATATGACCGAAGATATCGCCGGATTCGTCGAAGACGCCATACCCGACCCCCTGGCCTATTCGGCTGACGGTGAATTAATGGTCGTGGTGACGAATTCTCAGTTTGCAGATATTTACCTTTATACAGGCGCGGTACAGGAGTATTGGTATGAAGGCCTGATCCTGGAGCCGGAGGACGTAACCAACGTCGCCGCATCCTACGATAAACAGCGAATAGCCGCGGCTTTCGACGACGAACAAATTACGATCTGGGACACCTCACAGCTCAGCACACTCGCGCCGCCGGGAACCCCGACTGTTTTACTGCAAACGATCGAATCGCCTTCCACTTTGGGTCTGGCATTTTCCCATGACGGCGAACATCTTCTTTCGCTCACCCGGTATTGGCTTTCGATTTGGGATTGGGAAGCCGGTGAGTTGCTGTCGAACATCGACGGGGAATTCACCATGATGGGAGCCTCCCCAACCGAACCAAAGTTCGTCGTCGCCCACCCCGATGGAAAGATTGACGTATGGACGATCGGGGCCGATCAGCCCGATTTGACTTTGGATGGACATCCGGACGGCGTACGCAGCCTGGCCTTCTCCCCCGATGGCCAAACCCTGCTTTCCGGAGGTGCCGACAATCTGATCCATTTGTGGGACGTTACGAACGGTGATTTGATACGCACCTTCGAGGGCCATCACAGCGCCGTTCGGCAGATCTCGTTTTTCCCGGAAGGAAACGCCTTCGCCTCTGTGGCAGACGACGCGCTGCGCATCTGGCACACCTTCAGTGGTACGCAAATCCACGTCGAACCCCAGGACGCCGCGGATATCCGCATGTTGGCGGTTGCGCCCATCGCTCCAATCGTGTATCTGGGCTACAAAGACGGTTCACTCTTCTCCTGGAACATCGAAATCGCCGATCCGGATCAACCCACACCGGATCGGACCCAGACCGACGTGGCCAGCCAGAAGACTCTAGCCGTAATGTTCCCCGCAGAAACGTCAGACGAGGTAGCGGCTGTCGAATCGACGGCCAGTCCCACATTGGAAGGAGTACATCAACAAACTGAGACTCAAGCTCCCTTAACCAAGGCCACGATTTGGCCAAGTGACTACGTGGACGAATTCGGGGTGCCCATGATACGCATCCCCGCCGGCCCGTTCATCGTGGGTGGTGATCCAGTGCAAGCGGTAGAGATCTGCCGCCTATTCCGCGACGAATGCAGCATCTCGTGGTTCCTGGATGAAGAGCCGGCGCACCTGGTGGAATTGGGAGATTACCTCATCGATCAATTCGAGGTGACCAACGCCCGCTACGCAGAATGCGTCGATGCCGGAGTCTGCGATCCGCCCGATGTAACAAGCTCGGCCACCCGGGAGAGCTACTACGGCAATCCCGAATACGCGGATTACCCGGTGATATACGTCAGCTGGGACGACGCCGATACGTACTGCTCCTGGCGGGGTGCACGCTTGCCGACAGAGGCGGAATGGGAGACCGCTGCCCGGGGCGGCCTGGAGGGATACGCTTTTCCATGGGGCGACGATATTCCGGCTTGCGAAACGAACTCGCTGTTCGGGGCGCGCTTCGACGACAACGGCCTTTGCGATGACGCCGATAGCGCCCAAGTCGGCAGCTATTGGCCAAACTTCCTCACGATTTACGACATGAGTGGAAACGTCCTGGAATGGACGGCGGATTGGTATGATTTTTACCCGGGTGGTGACCCGGACATTTCAGACGAATTTGGAGAGACGTACCGCGTGGCCCGCGGCGGTTCCTGGTATACGTACGGCGATACGATGCGCGTGGCGATCCGCTTCCCCGCTTTACCAACGGCATCGTTCGACCACTACGGGTTCCGCTGTGCACGTTCAGAATGA
- a CDS encoding response regulator transcription factor gives MNEEKMEESDKIRVMVVDDHAVVRSGLADFLLAYDDLELVGEAANGKQALTLCGQHRPDVVLMDLVMEGMDGAEATKAIRQEFPQTQVIALTSFREEALVQKAIQAGAIGYLLKSVSAKELAEAIRNAHEGQPTLAPEAAQALIHATTKPPELGSDLTPRELEVLALMVEGLNNPEIAERLVISRSTVKHHVRNILSKLGTSSRTEAVALAVKGNIVPD, from the coding sequence GTGAATGAGGAAAAAATGGAAGAATCAGACAAGATACGCGTGATGGTGGTCGACGATCACGCCGTCGTCCGCAGTGGTTTGGCTGATTTTTTGCTCGCCTACGATGATCTGGAACTGGTCGGAGAAGCGGCAAACGGGAAACAAGCGCTGACGCTTTGTGGCCAACACCGGCCGGACGTCGTGCTCATGGATCTGGTGATGGAAGGCATGGACGGCGCCGAAGCGACGAAAGCGATTCGCCAGGAATTCCCGCAGACCCAGGTGATCGCGTTAACAAGCTTTCGCGAGGAGGCCCTGGTACAGAAGGCCATTCAAGCGGGCGCCATTGGCTATTTGTTGAAGAGTGTCAGCGCCAAGGAATTGGCAGAAGCGATCCGCAACGCCCATGAAGGCCAGCCGACGTTAGCGCCGGAAGCCGCGCAAGCCTTGATCCATGCAACGACCAAGCCGCCCGAACTGGGTTCCGATCTCACGCCGCGCGAATTGGAAGTGTTGGCCTTGATGGTGGAGGGCTTGAACAATCCGGAGATCGCCGAGCGGCTGGTGATCAGCCGTTCGACGGTGAAACATCACGTACGCAATATTCTCTCCAAGCTGGGCACCTCCAGCCGGACGGAAGCCGTTGCGCTGGCGGTGAAAGGCAACATCGTCCCCGATTGA
- a CDS encoding Ig-like domain-containing protein: protein MNAKLLLNMNDKHATVSFSPRMKMWGLVFAAFTALMLAGCNYPLSANTPSATPTEPSTPLNTASISGYVWHDLCANLEKDEPLPAGCIDDRVLDVYVANGVFEAGETGLANVTVELGFGLCSADSVLSTTTDAAGRYTFQGLAPGTYCVRAVVQDGSGQPAKTETGVWTFPLGVDENTRGMQSLTLQVDDQRENVNFGYDPFNVPEDTNPAATPSPTPSPSSDCSDAATFVKDVSVPDGTYIDAGKSFSKVWRLRNSGTCTWTSEYALTFQSGYRMGAASVIPMHGSVEPGDTVDLTIDLRAPQTPGSFWGFWMLRNANGQLFGTGDDGNSPVWVKIITEPEIREWRGVYFDNQNLSGNPVLVRNDKSIDFNWKAASPASSLPDDHFSARWTRTLKFDEAFYRFTIRVDDGVRLWVDDRLVIDSWAPNPLHSVNVVLRMAEGKHDLKLEYFERSGEARIHFDTEIIHPDNQNYWVGKYWYNRSLDSSWALVKQADELDFDWGKNSPALGLPKDDFSARWSRIINFTAGNYRLCARADDGVRVKVDGKLVLNEWHANDASQDYCVDLSLSGSTRLDVEYYERSGAAEVEFWWKLLDPPIQMPVANPDAYETPRNETLSVPAPGILSNDKSGLNWDPSQLTAMLVDNVSHGVLSFKTDGSFTYTPETDFSGEDAFTYRISDGENTSNTARVSISVVDTNSPPIATDDSYEILEDETLQVDAPGILANDYDPDGQTLRITLEEEPQSGELVMNEDGSFEYTPAADFHGADRFSYRISDGWLQSGLAFVEIEVLPVNDVPIAVEDRLNAAVNQIVEITVLGNDQGLGDAPLSLTIEELPTTGTIEIQDGLIIYTPEEGYTGEVIITYAVTDGNGERSQARVFLTIGTAGE, encoded by the coding sequence ATGAACGCCAAATTGCTTTTGAATATGAATGATAAACACGCAACCGTATCCTTTTCTCCCCGCATGAAGATGTGGGGATTGGTCTTCGCTGCCTTCACCGCCCTGATGCTTGCGGGCTGCAATTACCCCCTTTCGGCAAACACACCGTCCGCAACGCCGACAGAACCATCGACGCCGCTGAACACCGCTTCCATTTCAGGTTACGTTTGGCACGATCTCTGTGCCAATCTGGAAAAAGATGAGCCGCTTCCCGCTGGCTGTATCGACGATCGAGTCCTGGACGTATATGTGGCCAACGGTGTCTTTGAAGCCGGTGAGACCGGGCTGGCGAACGTTACCGTCGAATTGGGATTCGGTCTCTGCTCTGCCGACAGTGTTTTATCGACGACGACGGACGCAGCAGGCAGATACACCTTCCAGGGCCTGGCGCCGGGCACGTACTGCGTACGTGCCGTCGTTCAGGATGGTTCAGGCCAACCCGCAAAGACGGAAACAGGGGTATGGACCTTTCCCCTGGGTGTCGACGAAAACACACGCGGCATGCAATCGCTGACGCTGCAGGTCGACGACCAACGCGAAAACGTGAACTTCGGATACGATCCGTTCAACGTTCCCGAGGACACGAACCCTGCGGCCACACCTTCACCCACGCCTTCGCCGTCATCAGACTGCAGCGATGCGGCAACGTTCGTCAAAGACGTGAGCGTTCCCGACGGAACATACATCGATGCGGGCAAGTCCTTCTCCAAGGTATGGCGCCTGCGCAACAGCGGCACGTGCACCTGGACGAGCGAATACGCCCTCACCTTTCAGTCCGGATACCGGATGGGCGCAGCGAGCGTGATTCCCATGCACGGCAGCGTCGAACCGGGCGATACGGTCGATCTGACCATCGATCTCCGTGCGCCTCAAACTCCGGGAAGCTTTTGGGGTTTCTGGATGCTGCGCAACGCCAACGGCCAACTCTTCGGCACGGGGGATGATGGAAATTCACCGGTCTGGGTGAAAATCATCACCGAGCCTGAGATTCGTGAGTGGCGCGGGGTTTACTTCGACAATCAAAATCTCAGCGGAAACCCCGTCCTGGTCCGCAACGACAAATCGATCGATTTCAACTGGAAAGCCGCCTCGCCTGCTTCATCCCTGCCGGACGATCACTTCTCGGCACGTTGGACACGAACCCTGAAGTTCGACGAGGCCTTCTATCGCTTTACCATCCGCGTGGACGATGGCGTACGCTTGTGGGTGGACGATCGCCTGGTCATCGATTCGTGGGCGCCGAATCCGCTCCACAGCGTGAACGTCGTTCTGCGCATGGCGGAGGGCAAGCACGATCTGAAACTCGAGTACTTCGAGCGTTCCGGAGAGGCGCGCATCCACTTCGACACGGAGATCATACACCCCGACAACCAGAATTACTGGGTCGGTAAATACTGGTACAACCGCTCGCTGGACAGTTCGTGGGCCCTGGTCAAACAAGCAGACGAGCTCGACTTCGATTGGGGCAAGAATTCCCCGGCGCTCGGCCTGCCGAAGGACGATTTCTCCGCCCGCTGGAGCCGCATCATTAATTTCACCGCGGGGAACTACCGCCTGTGCGCCCGCGCAGACGATGGGGTCCGCGTCAAGGTGGACGGCAAGCTCGTACTCAATGAATGGCACGCAAATGACGCCAGCCAGGATTACTGCGTGGATCTCTCTCTTTCCGGATCGACGCGCCTGGATGTGGAGTACTACGAACGCAGCGGCGCCGCCGAGGTCGAATTCTGGTGGAAACTTCTCGATCCACCGATCCAGATGCCGGTTGCAAACCCAGACGCCTATGAAACTCCTCGCAACGAGACGCTCAGCGTCCCCGCGCCGGGCATCTTGAGCAACGACAAGAGTGGATTGAATTGGGATCCTTCCCAACTGACTGCGATGCTCGTCGACAACGTCTCCCACGGAGTCCTATCCTTCAAAACGGACGGTTCATTTACGTATACGCCGGAAACGGACTTCAGCGGAGAGGACGCATTCACCTACCGCATTTCGGACGGCGAAAACACCTCCAATACCGCCAGGGTGTCCATCTCGGTCGTCGACACGAATTCTCCACCGATCGCCACGGACGACTCCTACGAAATACTGGAGGACGAAACCCTGCAGGTCGACGCACCGGGCATTCTCGCCAACGATTACGACCCTGATGGTCAGACGCTGCGAATCACGCTCGAAGAAGAACCGCAGTCCGGTGAACTGGTCATGAACGAGGACGGTTCCTTCGAGTACACACCGGCTGCGGATTTCCATGGAGCGGATCGCTTCAGCTACCGCATCTCCGATGGCTGGCTGCAGTCCGGATTGGCGTTCGTAGAAATCGAGGTGCTCCCCGTAAATGACGTCCCCATCGCCGTGGAAGATCGACTGAACGCCGCAGTGAACCAAATCGTGGAGATCACTGTCTTGGGCAACGATCAAGGTCTGGGAGACGCTCCGCTCTCACTCACCATCGAGGAGCTTCCAACCACGGGTACGATCGAGATCCAAGATGGCCTGATCATCTACACACCCGAGGAAGGATACACCGGCGAAGTGATCATCACCTACGCCGTCACGGATGGGAATGGAGAGCGATCGCAGGCGCGTGTGTTTCTCACGATCGGAACGGCAGGTGAATGA
- a CDS encoding YegP family protein gives MGKFEIYKDNKGEFRWRLRASNGEVIAMGEGYSSKSGCKKGIESVKKNAAKAEIEDQTK, from the coding sequence ATGGGTAAGTTCGAAATCTACAAAGACAATAAGGGCGAATTCCGCTGGAGATTGCGGGCATCGAACGGCGAGGTCATCGCCATGGGCGAAGGATATTCATCCAAAAGTGGATGTAAGAAGGGGATCGAGTCTGTAAAAAAGAACGCAGCGAAAGCGGAGATCGAAGATCAAACCAAGTAA
- a CDS encoding two-component regulator propeller domain-containing protein has translation MKTMLKTMLIAAIIVADFLFPMRATAQTQKLRFERLGIEQGLSQNAVLAIAQDTQGFLWVGTEDGLNKYDGYQFTIYKHDPDDPTSIIDNYVSEILVDRNGEIWIGTRSGLDRYDPSSSSFVHYPTQLETEPYLQGAWVISLYEDHQGTLWVGTEEEGLNRLDRTNGTFSNSLDEAGNVPLLHDNAARVIFEDTKGEMWIGTHDGMYRFDRANGEFTKYKSTSNVENDEVNDISVIYEDRFGNLWVGSEAGGISRFDPASGLFTRYVHDPDNPFSLSHDRVRAIYQDRPGNFWVGTQNGLNLVPADEFDSSNTAPQFLHYYNDPFDPASLGSSTVWSILEDQSGVMWFGTWGGGLSKYNRSTDRFKLYQHDPNQPDSLSDNMIWAVMQASDENVWVGTFNGGLNVLDREKNEIVVYRHDEGDADSLLSDDVRALLEDPSGRIWVGTAGGLELFDSESDRFTHFTTDASDPHSLSGNRVNVLLASRSGGIWVGTRYSGLNLLDPASGKFTRYRYDEYDPSSLGDDRIWALYEDEEGALWVGTLNGISVLQPGSDRFIHYRFDAEDETSLSSDSIFTFYENPQGTMWIGTWGGGLDRFDRATGQFEHFTERDGLPNDTIYGIEADASGGLWMSTNRGLSRFDPESETFENYDVRDGLQDNEFNVGAHFRSGSGEMFFGGIRGFNAFFPDEIQRNSHVPPIVITTFFKFNQAIRHDLLPNEQIQLSYRDNFIAFEFAALDYYAPANNQYAYMLEGFDDDWVQSGTRRYVSYTNLAGGTYVFRVRGANSDGVWNEEGVSVLITVTPPFWETAWFQVLGVLVLAGIVFTGFRWNVRRIEARSRELEKLVSERTQEIEQRRSEINALYLADEKLMRHLEVDQVFQALVEIAVDILHADKGLLLYWDEAAGRLKVRASRGFKTKTLDKLDHSVEGSTAEIVMKTGKPVVIRDVQDDTRVNRKLMKPEGIQSLMRVPIQSEDRTYGVLTVAYTTLQEFGGEQQRLFEALAQRAAIAIEQAQLQDQAQKSAVYEERQRLARDLHDAVTQTLFSASLVSEVLPTLWEKDPELGRSRLKVLNDLTKGALAEMRTLLFELRPSALASANLDELMRQLADSLIGRARIPVELEIDGSCEISPEAKVVFYRVAQEALNNVAKHAQASHVRICLRRDGSGTELVVEDDGVGFDPETVSPDHLGLRIMQERAESVGARLRIEPGKKKGTRLSLTWNR, from the coding sequence ATGAAAACGATGCTGAAAACCATGCTGATCGCCGCAATCATCGTGGCTGATTTTCTCTTTCCCATGCGGGCCACAGCGCAAACGCAAAAGCTGCGTTTTGAACGCCTGGGGATCGAACAGGGCCTGTCCCAGAATGCGGTTCTGGCCATCGCGCAAGACACGCAGGGATTTCTGTGGGTCGGCACGGAAGACGGCCTGAACAAATACGACGGATATCAGTTTACGATCTACAAACACGATCCGGACGACCCCACATCGATCATCGACAACTATGTATCTGAGATCCTGGTCGATCGAAACGGTGAAATCTGGATCGGCACGCGCAGCGGCCTCGATCGCTACGATCCATCCTCAAGTTCCTTCGTCCATTACCCCACGCAGCTGGAAACGGAACCCTATCTTCAGGGCGCCTGGGTAATCAGCCTCTATGAAGATCACCAGGGAACCCTGTGGGTGGGAACGGAAGAGGAAGGTCTCAATCGGTTGGACCGCACCAACGGGACGTTTTCCAATTCCCTGGATGAAGCCGGCAATGTGCCTCTTCTGCACGACAACGCCGCACGCGTGATTTTCGAGGACACGAAGGGGGAAATGTGGATCGGAACCCACGACGGCATGTATCGCTTCGACCGCGCCAACGGGGAATTCACGAAGTACAAATCGACCAGCAATGTTGAGAATGATGAAGTCAACGACATTTCCGTAATCTACGAGGATCGATTTGGAAATTTATGGGTGGGTTCCGAGGCGGGTGGAATCAGCCGTTTCGATCCGGCCAGCGGGTTGTTTACGCGCTACGTTCACGATCCAGACAATCCGTTTAGTTTGAGTCACGACCGCGTTCGAGCGATCTATCAAGACCGCCCGGGCAACTTCTGGGTGGGAACTCAGAACGGCTTGAATCTGGTGCCTGCGGATGAATTCGACTCATCGAACACCGCACCTCAGTTTCTCCATTACTACAACGACCCGTTCGATCCGGCCAGCCTGGGCAGCAGCACGGTCTGGTCGATTCTTGAAGACCAATCGGGCGTGATGTGGTTTGGTACCTGGGGCGGTGGGCTGTCGAAATACAATCGCTCCACGGACCGTTTCAAGCTCTACCAGCACGATCCCAATCAACCCGACAGCCTGAGCGACAACATGATTTGGGCGGTCATGCAAGCGTCGGACGAAAATGTGTGGGTGGGGACGTTTAACGGCGGTCTGAACGTCCTCGATCGAGAGAAGAACGAAATCGTAGTGTACCGCCATGATGAGGGCGACGCCGACAGCCTGCTCAGCGATGACGTGCGCGCCTTACTCGAAGACCCGTCCGGCAGGATCTGGGTAGGGACCGCTGGCGGCCTGGAGCTGTTTGATTCTGAATCGGACCGGTTCACTCACTTCACTACGGATGCGTCCGATCCACACAGCCTGAGTGGCAATCGCGTTAACGTTTTACTGGCCAGTCGTTCGGGCGGTATCTGGGTGGGCACGCGGTATTCCGGCTTGAACCTGCTCGACCCTGCCAGCGGAAAATTCACCCGCTACCGGTACGACGAGTACGATCCCTCCAGCCTTGGCGATGATCGCATCTGGGCGCTGTACGAGGACGAGGAAGGAGCTTTATGGGTGGGGACGCTCAACGGCATCAGCGTTCTTCAACCAGGAAGCGATCGTTTCATCCATTACCGTTTCGATGCCGAAGACGAGACCAGTCTGAGTTCCGATTCGATTTTTACCTTCTACGAAAATCCGCAGGGCACGATGTGGATCGGGACTTGGGGTGGGGGTTTGGACCGCTTCGACCGGGCGACGGGCCAATTCGAGCATTTCACGGAACGCGATGGCCTGCCCAACGATACGATCTACGGGATCGAGGCCGATGCGAGCGGCGGCCTATGGATGAGCACGAACCGCGGCCTATCACGCTTCGATCCGGAGAGCGAAACCTTCGAGAATTACGACGTCCGCGATGGTCTCCAGGACAACGAGTTTAATGTGGGAGCGCACTTCAGGAGTGGAAGTGGGGAAATGTTTTTCGGTGGAATTCGAGGCTTTAACGCCTTCTTCCCCGATGAGATTCAACGGAACTCTCACGTGCCCCCGATCGTCATCACGACGTTCTTCAAATTCAATCAGGCGATACGACACGACCTGCTTCCCAATGAACAGATCCAGCTTTCCTACCGGGATAATTTCATCGCATTCGAATTCGCAGCCCTGGACTATTACGCACCAGCGAACAACCAGTATGCCTACATGCTGGAGGGTTTTGACGATGACTGGGTGCAGTCCGGTACGCGCCGCTACGTGAGTTACACCAACCTCGCGGGTGGAACGTACGTGTTCCGTGTGCGGGGCGCGAACAGCGACGGCGTCTGGAACGAGGAGGGGGTCTCGGTCCTCATCACGGTGACCCCGCCGTTTTGGGAGACCGCGTGGTTCCAGGTCCTCGGCGTGCTCGTTTTGGCTGGGATTGTCTTTACCGGGTTCCGCTGGAATGTACGCAGGATCGAAGCGCGCAGTCGTGAGCTGGAAAAGCTGGTCAGTGAACGAACGCAGGAAATCGAGCAGCGCAGAAGTGAAATCAACGCTTTGTACCTTGCGGACGAGAAATTGATGCGGCACCTCGAAGTGGATCAGGTGTTTCAGGCGTTGGTCGAAATCGCCGTCGATATCCTGCATGCCGATAAGGGACTGCTGCTCTATTGGGACGAGGCGGCTGGACGATTGAAAGTGCGCGCTTCGAGAGGCTTCAAAACAAAAACGCTCGATAAACTGGACCATTCGGTCGAAGGCAGCACGGCGGAAATCGTCATGAAAACGGGAAAACCGGTCGTGATTCGAGACGTTCAGGACGACACCCGGGTGAACCGCAAGTTAATGAAGCCGGAAGGCATTCAGTCCCTCATGCGTGTGCCCATTCAAAGCGAGGATCGAACGTACGGCGTTCTGACCGTGGCCTATACAACGTTGCAGGAGTTTGGCGGAGAGCAGCAGCGTCTGTTTGAGGCGCTCGCGCAGCGAGCGGCGATCGCCATCGAGCAGGCACAACTGCAGGACCAGGCGCAAAAGTCCGCCGTTTACGAGGAGCGCCAGCGCTTGGCGCGTGATTTACACGACGCGGTGACACAGACGTTGTTTTCTGCAAGTTTGGTGTCCGAAGTGCTGCCCACCCTCTGGGAGAAGGATCCCGAACTCGGCCGCAGCCGTCTCAAGGTGTTGAACGATCTAACCAAGGGCGCGTTGGCCGAGATGCGCACGTTGCTCTTCGAATTACGTCCCTCCGCTCTGGCGTCAGCGAATCTCGACGAACTGATGCGGCAGTTGGCGGATTCCTTGATCGGCCGTGCGCGCATCCCGGTGGAATTGGAGATCGATGGCAGCTGCGAAATCAGCCCCGAAGCGAAGGTCGTTTTCTATCGAGTGGCGCAGGAGGCGTTGAATAACGTGGCCAAACATGCCCAGGCCAGTCACGTTCGCATATGCCTGCGGAGAGACGGTTCGGGAACTGAGCTCGTTGTGGAGGACGATGGCGTTGGTTTCGATCCCGAAACGGTTTCACCGGATCATCTCGGTTTACGCATCATGCAGGAGCGGGCAGAGAGCGTCGGCGCCCGGCTTCGCATCGAACCGGGAAAGAAAAAGGGCACCCGCCTTTCGCTTACCTGGAATCGCTAA
- a CDS encoding alpha/beta fold hydrolase, with the protein MKRSDWILLLLGFALFGLAIFRIQDAERDLAIIQLPNSNPPTTVFALSEYDAEMRPTVLVGHGFAGSELLMRGFSLSLAHAGYTVVAWDFDGHGTNPQPYPLRRASDVLLENAEAALRIAQSAGYTSGSEVAILGHSMGSGVALDYGVDHPDTNATIAVSPIRRKVTPDFPRNLLLLAGSLEREFVETAEELLTEAGGAGGDPENGTGRALIVIHGVEHISILFDPDSHAAARTWLDEVFGPQPDAMPYVDRRILWYGLGIFAALLAGWGLSPLVVVRENVDRKLLPFWRRLLPPVGGALAATALLALVNGLGVNTRRTLGLIVGGYLLTWFALAGLIGLSMLRFRISLPSRRSIIGAVFAFLILWVGVGLLGNLVWVPWLPIGKRLMLWPIAVLLTLPWFVCVGESLRGQGIIQRFLAWLVHSAILAAGFIASLLVIPGLGVLVLVLPLLPVVLGLIELSTARMRGGWPAALSGAMFLSWVLLAVFPIS; encoded by the coding sequence ATGAAACGATCCGATTGGATCCTCTTGTTGCTGGGTTTCGCGTTATTCGGACTCGCAATCTTTCGTATCCAGGACGCCGAACGTGACCTTGCGATCATCCAACTTCCCAATTCAAATCCGCCAACAACCGTCTTCGCCCTCTCTGAATATGACGCTGAAATGCGACCCACGGTACTGGTCGGTCATGGATTTGCGGGTTCGGAACTACTCATGCGCGGTTTTTCCCTTTCTCTGGCGCACGCGGGTTATACGGTAGTGGCCTGGGATTTCGACGGCCACGGAACCAACCCGCAACCGTACCCGCTGCGGCGTGCGAGCGACGTGTTGCTTGAAAATGCAGAAGCGGCGCTTCGAATCGCCCAATCCGCGGGATATACCAGCGGATCGGAGGTCGCCATTTTGGGTCACTCGATGGGAAGCGGTGTCGCGCTCGATTATGGAGTCGATCACCCGGATACGAATGCCACAATCGCCGTTTCTCCCATCCGGCGCAAGGTTACCCCGGATTTCCCCCGCAATCTGCTGCTGCTGGCGGGAAGTCTGGAACGTGAATTTGTGGAAACCGCCGAAGAACTCCTGACGGAGGCCGGTGGTGCGGGAGGTGATCCGGAGAACGGAACGGGGCGCGCTTTGATCGTCATCCACGGGGTCGAGCACATCTCCATTCTTTTCGACCCGGACAGTCACGCTGCGGCACGAACCTGGTTGGATGAAGTGTTCGGACCCCAGCCCGACGCCATGCCGTACGTCGATCGTCGCATCCTTTGGTACGGGTTGGGAATTTTCGCCGCTTTGTTGGCGGGTTGGGGGCTGTCACCGCTCGTCGTTGTCCGTGAGAATGTGGACCGAAAATTGCTTCCATTTTGGCGGCGGCTTTTGCCCCCTGTTGGTGGCGCGCTCGCCGCAACTGCCTTGCTTGCCCTGGTAAACGGATTGGGCGTCAACACGAGGCGCACTTTGGGGTTGATCGTGGGCGGTTACCTGCTGACCTGGTTTGCGTTGGCGGGGTTGATAGGCCTCTCCATGCTCAGGTTCCGTATCTCGCTTCCGTCCCGGCGTTCGATTATCGGCGCAGTCTTTGCATTTTTGATTCTCTGGGTTGGTGTGGGGTTGTTGGGGAACCTGGTGTGGGTGCCCTGGCTGCCCATCGGGAAACGATTGATGCTCTGGCCAATCGCCGTCTTGTTGACCTTGCCCTGGTTCGTGTGCGTCGGTGAGAGCTTGCGCGGGCAGGGAATCATACAAAGGTTCTTGGCGTGGCTGGTCCATAGTGCGATTCTGGCGGCGGGATTCATCGCTTCGCTGCTCGTCATCCCGGGGTTGGGTGTGTTGGTCCTGGTGCTGCCACTGCTGCCGGTCGTTCTGGGATTGATCGAGCTGTCAACGGCCCGGATGCGGGGAGGCTGGCCTGCTGCGCTGAGCGGCGCGATGTTCTTGAGTTGGGTATTGCTGGCCGTTTTTCCCATTTCCTAG
- a CDS encoding cold-shock protein encodes MSERVLGTVKWFNSSKGYGFIEREEGDDVFVHYSAIEGDGFRNLEEGQRVEFTIEQGAKGPQAAQVVIV; translated from the coding sequence ATGTCGGAGCGAGTTCTTGGAACGGTCAAATGGTTCAACAGCAGCAAGGGCTACGGCTTCATCGAGCGTGAAGAAGGCGACGACGTCTTCGTGCATTACTCGGCCATTGAAGGTGATGGCTTTCGCAACCTCGAGGAAGGCCAGCGCGTCGAATTCACGATCGAACAAGGCGCCAAAGGCCCGCAAGCAGCGCAGGTCGTCATAGTTTAA